The Aphanothece sacrum FPU1 nucleotide sequence AGTGGGAACTCCTATTGTATTAGTATCAGTGGCACTGTTGTTATTAGGGTTGGTGTCAGTGAAACCTGTGGGGCCCGTTATGGTAGCCGTGTTGATCAAGGAAGATGTACTTTGAACAACTTTGTTAATATTCAGAGTGTTGACTTTGAAATTATCATCGGTTTCACCAATTTTTGCCGCAATGACAAGCACATTGCCTGCGACATTGCCACTATTGATATCAGCCGTGCGAGTGCTACTGCCACCATTATTAACTTCAGTAAACCCTAAACTACTTAATACAGTGCTATTAAGGTTGAGATGATTGGTGAAAGGATTGTTGGCAGTTCCAATCCATACAGAAATATCGCTATCGCCAACAACGAAGCCCAAAGATGCTTTGTCAACTACAACGGATTCGGAGAACTCAAACAGTATATAATCATTACTGCCGGAGTTGTCCACAACGTGCATATTATTGCTGCCATCGCCTTCATTGGGGTTGGTAACACCTAATCCACCGCCATAGCTACCAAGATAAGCATTAGACCAAGTAGTTCCATTAAGTTGACTAAAGGCACTTGCCTTAACCTGAACACCATTAGTAGCAGTGAATGTTCGGATATTACCATCGGGTCCATCGAGCGCACTGTTGCCATCTAAACTGAAGGTTCCTGCACTGCCTAATGTGGTTGTACTTGCCGCTACCGTACCCACCACTGTATAGGTGATGCTGCTACCTGCTGCTAATGTGACGGTATCGTTAATGTTGCCTGTACCAGTGAGGTCGTTACCTGTTGCTCCTGCTGTTGCTACACTTGTCCAAGTTACATTAGTAAGATTGGTAGGCATGATATCAGTTACCAGGGCGTTGGTGGCAGTTATCAAACCATTATTTTGAGCAACGATAGTGTAGGTGATTTTTTGTCCGGGGGTAACAGTTGTTAAACCATCGGTTTTGGTAATTGACAAATCGCCAGCATTCTTATAAATCCCAGCATCCAAAGTCAGGTTATTTTCACCGGAACTTAGAGTCACAATCTGAGTTTTACCTGTGCTGATATTAGCATCACTATCTAAAGCATCCGAACCGATATCAGCTTGAGTAAATTGAAAACCTGCAGGTAGATTAGAGAAAGCGACTTGATATTGTTGACCAGGAGTTAATCCAGAAAAGCCATAAATACCACTAGCATTAGTTGTGGTGGTAACAGTAGTATCCCCAACACCATTGATAATGCCATCTGCACCTCCACCAATGAGGGTAACAGTTACGCCGCTTACTCCTAATTCTCCTGCTTCTTGAATACCATTCGCATTCTTATCTTCAAATACGAAGTCACCTAAAGAGGCTTTTCGGAATAAACCTGCATCTAAAGTCCCGTTAAATTCTCCTGAAGTTAGAGTGACACTTTGAGTCATTCCATTGCCATCAGCATCACTATCTAAGGCATCATTATTACCTTGGTTTGATGGACTAAACATATAGCCATTTGGTGCCACAAACATGACACTATAGCTACCAGGAATTAAACCCGTAAAACTATAAGCACCATTAGCATTTGTTGTCGTTGTTATGGGGTTTCCATTTCCATCTAAAACCGCCTTTCCATTGCCATCTAATAATTTAACGGTGACACCACTAATTCCTAATTCACCTGCTTCTTGGATACCATTCGCATTCTTATCTTCAAATACGAAGTCACCTAAAGAGGCTTTTCGGAATAAACCTGCATCTAAAGTCCCGTTAAATTCTCCTGAAGTTAGAGTGACACTTTGAGTCATTCCATTGCTGTTTGCATCAGAATCTAAAGCATCATTATTACCTTGGTTTGATGGACTAAACATATAGCCATTCGGTGCCACAAACATGACACTATAGCTACCAGGAATTAAACCCGTAAAACTATAAGCACCATTAGCATTTGTTGTCGTTGTTATGGGGTTTCCATTGCCATCTAAAACCGCCTTTCCATTGCCATCTAATAATTTAACGGTGACACCACTAATTCCTAATTCACCTGCTTCTTGAATACCATTCGCATTCTTATCTTCAAATACGAAGTCACCTAAAGAGGCTTTTCGGAATAAACCTGCATCTAAAGTTCCGTTAAATTCGCCTGAAGTTAGAGTGACACTTTGAGTCATTCCATTGCCATCAGCATCAGAATCTAAAGCATCATTATTACCTTGGTTTGATGGACTAAACATATAGCCATTTGGTGCCACAAACATGACACTATAGCTACCAGGAATTAAACCCGTAAAACTATAAGCACCATTAGCATTTGTTGTCGTTGTTATGGGGTTTCCATTTCCATCTAAAACCGCCTTTCCATTGCCATCTAATAATTTAACGGTGACACCACTAATTCCTAATTCACCTGCTTCTTGAATACCATTCGCATTCTTATCTTCAAATACGAAGTCACCTAAAGAGGCTTTTCGGAATAAACCTGCATCTAAAGTCCCGTTAAATTCTCCTGAAGTTAGAGTGACACTTTGAGTCATTCCATTGCTGTTTGCATCAGAATCTAAAGCATCATTATTACCTTGGTTTGATGGACTAAACATATAGCCATTCGGTGCCACAAACATGACACTATAGCTACCAGGAATTAAACCCGTAAAACTATAAGCACCATTAGCATTTGTTGTCGTTGTTATGGGGTTTCCATTGCCATCTAAAACCGCCTTTCCATTGCCATCTAATAATTTAACGGTGACACCACTAATTCCTAATTCACCTGCTTCTTGAATACCATTCGCATTCTTATCTTCAAATACGAAGTCACCTAAAGAGGCTTTTCGGAATAAACCTGCATCTAAAGTTCCGTTAAATTCGCCTGAAGTTAGAGTGACACTTTGAGTCATTCCATTGCCATCAGCATCAGAATCTAAAGCATCATTATTACCTTGGTTTGATGGACTAAACATATAGCCATTTGGTGCCACAAACATGACACTATAGCTACCAGGAATTAAACCCGTAAAACTATAAGCACCATTAGCATTTGTTGTCGTTGTTATGGGGTTTCCATTTCCATCTAAAAACCGCCTTTCCATTGCCATCTAATAATTTAACGGTGACACCACTAATTCCTAATTCACCTGCTTCTTGGATACCATTCGCATTCTTATCTTCAAATACGAAGTCACCTAAAGAGGCTTTTCGGAATAAACCTGCATCTAAAGTCCCGTTAAATTCTCCTGAAGTTAGAGTGACACTTTGAGTCATTCCATTGCTGTTTGCATCAGAATCTAAAGCATCATTATTACCTTGGTTTGATGGACTAAACATATAGCCATTCGGTGCCACAAACATGACACTATAGCTACCAGGAATTAAACCCGTAAAACTATAAGCACCATTAGCATTTGTTGTCGTTGTTATGGGGTTTCCATTGCCATCTAAAACCGCCTTTCCATTGCCATCTAATAATTTAACGGTGACACCACTAATTCCTAATTCACCTGCTTCTTGAATACCATTCGCATTCTTATCTTCAAATACGAAGTCACCTAAAGAGGCTTTTCGGAATAAACCTGCATCTAAAGTTCCGTTAAATTCGCCTGAAGTTAGAGTGACACTTTGAGTCATTCCATTGCCATCAGCATCAGAATCTAAAGCATCATTATTACCTTGGTTTGATGGACTAAACATATAGCCATTTGGTGCCACAAACATGACACTATAGCTACCAGGAATTAAACCCGTAAAACTATAAGCACCATTAGCATTTGTTGTCGTTGTTATGGGGTTTCCATTTCCATCTAAAACCGCCTTTCCATTGCCATCTAATAATTTAACGGTGACACCACTAATTCCTAATTCACCTGCTTCTTGGATACCATTCGCATTCTTATCTTCAAATACGAAGTCACCTAAAGAGGCTTTTCGGAATAAACCTGCATCTAAAGTCCCGTTAAATTCTCCTGAAGTTAGAGTGACACTTTGAGTCATTCCATTGCTGTTTGCATCAGAATCTAAAGCATCATTATTACCTTGGTTTGATGGACTAAACATATAGCCATTCGGTGCCACAAACATGACACTATAGCTACCAGGAATTAAACCCGTAAAACTATAAGCACCATTAGCATTTGTTGTCGTTGTTATGGGGTTTCCATTGCCATCTAAAACCGCCTTTCCATTGCCATCTAATAATTTAACGGTGACACCACTAATTCCTAATTCACCTGCTTCTTGAATACCATTCGCATTCTTATCTTCAAATACGAAGTCACCTAAAGAGGCTTTTCGGAATAAACCTGCATCTAAAGTTCCGTTAAATTCGCCTGAAGTTAGAGTGACACTTTGAGTCATTCCATTGCCATCAGCATCAGAATCTAAAGCATCATTATTACCTTGGTTTGATGGACTAAACATATAGCCATTTGGTGCCACAAACATGACACTATAGCTACCAGGAATTAAACCCGTAAAACTATAAGCACCATTAGCATTTGTTGTCGTTGTTATGGGGTTTCCATTTCCATCTAAAACCGCCTTTCCATTGCCATCTAATAATTTAACGGTGACACCACTAATTCCTAATTCTCCTGCTTCTTGAATACCATTAGCATTCTTATCTTCAAATACGAAGTCACCTAAAGAGGCTTTTCGGAATAAACCTGCATCTAAAGTCCCGTTAAATTCTCCTGAAGTTAGAGTGACACTTTGAGTCATTCCATTGCTGTTTGCATCAGAATCTAAAGCATCATTATTACCTTGGTTTGATGGACTAAACATATAGCCATTCGGTGCCACAAACATGACACTATAGCTACCAGGAATTAAACCCGTAAAACTATAAGCACCATTAGCATTTGTTGTCGTTGTTATGGGGTTTCCATTGCCATCTAAAACCGCCTTTCCATTGCCATCTAATAATTTAACGGTGACACCACTAATTCCTAATTCACCTGCTTCTTGAATACCATTCGCATTCTTATCTTCAAATACGAAGTCACCTAAAGAGGCTTTTCGGAATAAACCTGCATCTAAAGTTCCGTTAAATTCGCCTGAAGTTAGAGTGACACTTTGAGTCATTCCATTGCCATCAGCATCAGAATCTAAAGCATCATTATTACCTTGGTTTGATGGACTAAACATATAGCCATTTGGTGCCACAAACATGACACTATAGCTACCAGGAATTAAACCCGTAAAACTATAAGCACCATTAGCATTTGTTGTCGTTGTTATGGGGTTTCCATTTCCATCTAAAACCGCCTTTCCATTGCCATCTAATAATTTAACGGTGACACCACTAATTCCTAATTCTCCTGCTTCTTGAATACCATTAGCATTCTTATCTTCAAATACGAAGTCACCTAAAGAGGCTTTTCGGAATAAACCTGCATCTAAAGTTCCGTTAAATTCGCCTGAAGTTAGAGTGACACTTTGAGTCATTCCATTGCCATCAGCATCACTATCTAAAGCATCATTATTACCTTGGTTTGATGGGCTAAACATATAGCCATTTGGTGCCACAAACATGACACTATAGCTACCAGGAATTAAACCCGTAAAACTATACGCACCATTAGCATTTGTTGTCGTTGTTATGGGGTTTCCATTGCCATCTAAAACCGCCTTTCCATTGCCATCTAATAATTTAACGGTGACACCACTAATTCCTAATTCACCTGCTTCTTGAATACCATTCGCATTCTTATCTTCAAATACGAAGTCACCTAAAGAGGCTTTTCGGAATAAACCTGCATCTAAAGTTCCGTTAAATTCGCCTGAAGTTAGAGTGACACTTTGAGTCATTCCATTGCTGTTTGCATCAGAATCTAAAGCATCATTATTACCTTGGTTTGATGGACTAAACATATAGCCATTTGGTGCCACAAACATGACACTATAGCTACCAGGAATTAAACCCGTAAAACTATACGCACCATTAGCATCTGTTGTCGTTGTTATGGAATTTCCATTTCCATCTAAAAGTATATTCCCATTGCCATCTAATAATTTAACGGTGACATTACTAATTCCTAATTCACCTACTTCTTGAATCCCATTAGCATTCTTATCTTCAAAGACGAAGTCACCTAGTCCTGTCTGGGGATCACCACCCGTTGGATCTAGATAAAAACCCTGATCAATAGTCGGATTTTTCTGACCTGGAGCTAAACTAATAACACCCGATATCAACCCATCACTATCAATAGTATCATCTCCTCCAACATTGGCCGGACTTGTTATAAAACCTGATGGTTTGACGAATTGAACTTTATAATCCCCTGCAATTACGTCAAAATTATAGCTTCCATTAGCATCTGTTGTCGTGGTAGCTATCACTTCATTTGAGGCAATTACTCCATCCCCATTCACATCAGCTAACAGATTAACCGTAACTCCGGCAATTCCTGTTTCTCCTGTATCTTGAATCCCATCCTTATCAATATCTTGAAATACGAAATCTCCTAACTTAGATAATTTAACTTCAGCAATAATAAATTGTGTGTTATCAGGAATAACTCCATCATTGTTTGTATCTGGTATCAGGATCACTCCCAGTTTACCCGTAACTGCTTCCCCAAAATAAGTTGTATAATGATAAGTGGGGACAAATCCGTCACCATTGGCTAAAGCCAGTGCAACAATTTGATCTGCTTTAGTTTGAGTCCAAGAACCTAATCCACCTGTGTCATTTGTATCATCACTTAAAGCCCAAATAGCCCTTTGTACATCCCCGAAAGTAAAAGTTCCTGCCCCACTTGCTGCAGTTTTTCCGACAAAATTCTGGTTAAGAATCCAGTTAACTAAGTCTAAGTTTTCGGGGAACTCAATGTTCCCTGGCCCCGTTAATGTTGATGGTAAGGTTTCATAACTCGAAAAAACTTTAGCCGTAAAAGTTCCATTGCGACCAATAGTGCGATCCGTATCAATGCAATAAGCATCATAATTGCCAGCCAGTAAACTATTAGTGATTTGGATATCAAAGTAACTAGGTTGACCACCACCGACTGTTCCTGTAGGGCCTGTACCTGTATTTGTGCCGGCATTGTCGTCACCAGGGTTGGAATAATTTAATACGACTGTGCTGGGTAAATTAACACTCAAATTTGGTATATCAGACATAATTGACCCTTATTTTATAAACGATAAACTATCAATCCTTAACTTTTAGCTTAAAGTGGGTATGTAGACTTTAGTGTTAGTTTTAATGTCATTCTTAAACGTTTACATGTATATTTTTCTATCTTTTTCGCTTACAGTATTTACACTGATTGTTTTTTACACTTATATAATATAAATTTATTATCTACGAATATATAAACTAATAAAACATTATCTTATTGATTTAATAGCATTTAATTCTCATACTTAAATCTAACCAAGGCGACCGTGTAATGGGCGCACTACTCGAAATATAATCTACTCCCGTTTCTGCCACTTGACGAATATTTTCTAATGTAATATTCCCGGAAGCTTCAATTTTTACCCTTTCATTTTGTTGACGAATTATCTTTACAGCTTCTTTCATTAACTCCACTTCCATGTTATCTAACATGATAATATCAGCCCCATATTTAAGCCCATCTTCTACTTCTATTAATGTGGAGGTTTCTACTTCAATAGTCAACGGATAAGGCATTTTTTGACGAATACTTATTATTGCAGGTTGAATACCTCCTGCTGCTTGAATATGATTATCTTTAATCATCACCGCATCATCTAACCCCAAACGATGATTAACCGCACCCCCTATTTGTGTCGCATATTTCTCCAAAATTCTCAATCCTGGGGTAGTTTTACGGGTATCTACTAACTTAGTCGGTAAATCAGCTATTATCTCCGTATATTGCCG carries:
- a CDS encoding SdrD B-like domain-containing protein, whose product is MERRFLDGNGNPITTTTNANGAYSFTGLIPGSYSVMFVAPNGYMFSPSNQGNNDALDSDADGNGMTQSVTLTSGEFNGTLDAGLFRKASLGDFVFEDKNANGIQEAGELGISGVTVKLLDGNGKAVLDGNGNPITTTTNANGAYSFTGLIPGSYSVMFVAPNGYMFSPSNQGNNDALDSDANSNGMTQSVTLTSGEFNGTLDAGLFRKASLGDFVFEDKNANGIQEAGELGISGVTVKLLDGNGKAVLDGNGNPITTTTNANGAYSFTGLIPGSYSVMFVAPNGYMFSPSNQGNNDALDSDADGNGMTQSVTLTSGEFNGTLDAGLFRKASLGDFVFEDKNANGIQEAGELGISGVTVKLLDGNGKAVLDGNGNPITTTTNANGAYSFTGLIPGSYSVMFVAPNGYMFSPSNQGNNDALDSDANSNGMTQSVTLTSGEFNGTLDAGLFRKASLGDFVFEDKNANGIQEAGELGISGVTVKLLDGNGKAVLDGNGNPITTTTNANGAYSFTGLIPGSYSVMFVAPNGYMFSPSNQGNNDALDSDADGNGMTQSVTLTSGEFNGTLDAGLFRKASLGDFVFEDKNANGIQEAGELGVSGVTVTLIGGGADGIINGVGDTTVTTTTNASGIYGFSGLTPGQQYQVAFSNLPAGFQFTQADIGSDALDSDANISTGKTQIVTLSSGENNLTLDAGIYKNAGDLSITKTDGLTTVTPGQKITYTIVAQNNGLITATNALVTDIMPTNLTNVTWTSVATAGATGNDLTGTGNINDTVTLAAGSSITYTVVGTVAASTTTLGSAGTFSLDGNSALDGPDGNIRTFTATNGVQVKASAFSQLNGTTWSNAYLGSYGGGLGVTNPNEGDGSNNMHVVDNSGSNDYILFEFSESVVVDKASLGFVVGDSDISVWIGTANNPFTNHLNLNSTVLSSLGFTEVNNGGSSTRTADINSGNVAGNVLVIAAKIGETDDNFKVNTLNINKVVQSTSSLINTATITGPTGFTDTNPNNNSATDTNTIGVPTVKIGDRVWFDTNGNGIQDTGESGVAGVTVNLLNQAGTKIGTTTTDANGLYQFTANANSTYSVQFVQPTGFNGFTTANVSNNTLDTTDSDVVNSNGSTANFTVGTTDNLTIDAGLIKNNVDLSITKTDGLTTVFGGQQITYTIVVGNNGPMTATNALVSDVMPTNLTGVTWTSVATPGATGNDLTGTGNINDYVTLASGSTITYTVKGTVAASTTSLGSAATFNFTGNTALDGTDGNTRTFTAGGINVTASAFSRVDGTNGAWAKGYLGSYGGGLGVTDSSEGNGANNTHTVDNVGGRNNYVLFQFSESVVLDKAYLGFVVDDSDISLWIGNFGTPITTLSDSVLNSFGFTEVNDTTLTTARWADVNAGNYAGNTIVIAAFDSRYNP
- a CDS encoding SdrD B-like domain-containing protein, producing the protein MSDIPNLSVNLPSTVVLNYSNPGDDNAGTNTGTGPTGTVGGGQPSYFDIQITNSLLAGNYDAYCIDTDRTIGRNGTFTAKVFSSYETLPSTLTGPGNIEFPENLDLVNWILNQNFVGKTAASGAGTFTFGDVQRAIWALSDDTNDTGGLGSWTQTKADQIVALALANGDGFVPTYHYTTYFGEAVTGKLGVILIPDTNNDGVIPDNTQFIIAEVKLSKLGDFVFQDIDKDGIQDTGETGIAGVTVNLLADVNGDGVIASNEVIATTTTDANGSYNFDVIAGDYKVQFVKPSGFITSPANVGGDDTIDSDGLISGVISLAPGQKNPTIDQGFYLDPTGGDPQTGLGDFVFEDKNANGIQEVGELGISNVTVKLLDGNGNILLDGNGNSITTTTDANGAYSFTGLIPGSYSVMFVAPNGYMFSPSNQGNNDALDSDANSNGMTQSVTLTSGEFNGTLDAGLFRKASLGDFVFEDKNANGIQEAGELGISGVTVKLLDGNGKAVLDGNGNPITTTTNANGAYSFTGLIPGSYSVMFVAPNGYMFSPSNQGNNDALDSDADGNGMTQSVTLTSGEFNGTLDAGLFRKASLGDFVFEDKNANGIQEAGELGISGVTVKLLDGNGKAVLDGNGNPITTTTNANGAYSFTGLIPGSYSVMFVAPNGYMFSPSNQGNNDALDSDADGNGMTQSVTLTSGEFNGTLDAGLFRKASLGDFVFEDKNANGIQEAGELGISGVTVKLLDGNGKAVLDGNGNPITTTTNANGAYSFTGLIPGSYSVMFVAPNGYMFSPSNQGNNDALDSDANSNGMTQSVTLTSGEFNGTLDAGLFRKASLGDFVFEDKNANGIQEAGELGISGVTVKLLDGNGKAVLDGNGNPITTTTNANGAYSFTGLIPGSYSVMFVAPNGYMFSPSNQGNNDALDSDADGNGMTQSVTLTSGEFNGTLDAGLFRKASLGDFVFEDKNANGIQEAGELGISGVTVKLLDGNGKAVLDGNGNPITTTTNANGAYSFTGLIPGSYSVMFVAPNGYMFSPSNQGNNDALDSDANSNGMTQSVTLTSGEFNGTLDAGLFRKASLGDFVFEDKNANGIQEAGELGISGVTVKLLDGNGKAVLDGNGNPITTTTNANGAYSFTGLIPGSYSVMFVAPNGYMFSPSNQGNNDALDSDADGNGMTQSVTLTSGEFNGTLDAGLFRKASLGDFVFEDKNANGIQEAGELGISGVTVKLLDGNGKAVLDGNGNPITTTTNANGAYSFTGLIPGSYSVMFVAPNGYMFSPSNQGNNDALDSDANSNGMTQSVTLTSGEFNGTLDAGLFRKASLGDFVFEDKNANGIQEAGELGISGVTVKLLDGNGKAVFRWKWKPHNNDNKC
- the nadC gene encoding carboxylating nicotinate-nucleotide diphosphorylase, yielding MIPPLIILDPLLLDWLQEDIGRGDRTTQGLNLTQEGKGEWVAKETGVIAGLPIAARVFSLLSDRVIFTPLVLEGEKVQSKQVVAQMQGPLDALLMGERVALNLGMRLSGIATMTRQYTEIIADLPTKLVDTRKTTPGLRILEKYATQIGGAVNHRLGLDDAVMIKDNHIQAAGGIQPAIISIRQKMPYPLTIEVETSTLIEVEDGLKYGADIIMLDNMEVELMKEAVKIIRQQNERVKIEASGNITLENIRQVAETGVDYISSSAPITRSPWLDLSMRIKCY